The segment ACTCCATGTAGAATACTATGTAGTTccttctttgtttaaaaattaagtatatTAACATAATGTAAGAAAACACTTTCTCCATTTGTAACACATTGCAGACTGATTGACCAGACTTCCACAGAAATTTTCTGTCCTAGTTCTACAAAATAAATTGCCTAATCTATTTAGGGGAAAGGGGTGGAGAGGCAGTGTGTATGTCTTGCCCAGGGGTACAGTCTGtctcattctttttcttcttaatacATTGCCTTCCTTGCTTATTACAGAAAGTGTATTAGTTCAGGGAAGGAATTGCTGGGAGGGTTGATTTGTGTTCTGGTCCACTCTGTCCCTTTGGGACTCATAAAATAACCAGGTCACAGAGTTTTCAATTGAATCATTCTTTGTTCTTACTGTGCTTCAATCTGCAGTGAAGGTTTTGCAACAATACAGCACTCGGCTACCCTTAGGAACTGTAAATATTCCAaataaagaaactgaaaatatctTGCTGAACATTAAGAAtggcttttttcatttttttctgggaaattgaaataattttctttattaaaaaaaaggcaaattggatttacagcaaaataattttttgtgacCATAGTTCCTTCTGAAATGAGAAGTAAAATTGTATtcaaatgaagtaaaaaaaaattagttcttGCAATggctgactttttaaaaaagtgatttttacaACATTTTTGAAAAACTGTGCgtagcacaaaaaaaaataggaattacTGTACTAATCTTTCATTTGTTAGCTGTAAGCTGCTTATATGCTACTTACAAGTGTTTCTGTACAGTATGTATAGCATTCCTCATAAAGAATAAATACCTAGCTAAGCATGGATAGATAAACAGAGAACCAGCATAACATCTTTTTAGATTTATAAGTAACAGGAACCTTAGTATAATATGATGAAAAATAGTAGTGGCTGGTAGTCTTTTGTGGTGCTCCAGCACTAGCTAATGTTAAACATGGCTGCTGTGTATCATATCCTAAAGACACCTaaaactctatttttttttttccataaaggAATAATTAGATCCAGCATATtcacttgtttttaaaaggagGGGTAGGGGTAGTAAAGCTCTAGAAACTAACAAAAACCCCCTAACCTCAAACATGCTGTGTTTAGCTGCATTTACTTCTATATACATCTTACAtttgttttgctatttttcttgATCGGTGTTGGTGGACATCATaggcttttttcctcttgataCCTTGATACTGTTGGTGAGACACTTCCTGAACTGTCAGCAACTTAAGAACAACAATGCAATCCAACATGAAACCTTAAGCCTCATGCAGAGGAGTTATTTCAAAAGACAGTGCTCATTTAAACTGTACAAAATTTTTACAGGGATTTGCATATGAAGATTTCTTCTCAAAAATATTCTGCATAATGTTTTCCTTCTTATCTGCTGGAACTTAGTATGGTATCGGAAAATTTGTAAGTTGTGCACTTTGAGAAAGCAAATGCACTTCAGTTACAAAAACAGTGAACAAAAAtgcattaataaataaatcagaatttGAGATTGCAGCCATGGACTTGAGATCTGCTGTTAGTTTTCTTGAATTTGTAAGATAAAGTTTAATAATGAAACGTAACATCTTGGTACAAATGGATTTAGATTTGGCAATCATATATTTTGTTTCAGGTGCAAGAACTGTGAAGGAATGACTGCTGCTGCCCATTGGACAAGCAGCAACCCAGGAATGCTGTTGCTGCCATTGTGACTGCATTCAAAGAGGACATTTTAAAGTTGTATTTCTAAATAAGGCATGTAGTTATTTGTACTGAAGCAGATGataacctttttatttttccaactGTTATTGAGATTATTGCCTTCATATAATAACATATTAATTTATCTTTTCTACttcagaataaaatttatttatttaaggtgTAGGGATTAATTTCAGCTGTCATCTTTTTCaaaggtttttaaattatgtacTTGTTTAATGTTTCACTTCTAACTAATAGCACAATGGTACTACCTTATTAGCAATTTTTGTTTGGGactattttatctttttttgtaCAAATGCAGTGATGCAGACACAacatattattaaaatttaCCTGTTTGTAAGATGTTTTGGGACGCTGATTTGATCATAGACACTGGCAAAACCTGCTTGCTTTACTCCAAGCAGTATCTTTAAGATGCACAGGGTTGTGGGACAGGGCCATAAACCttgaggttttttcttttgaaatttttaatcaaaaatcCATACAAAAATTCCCACTGATTAAATTCACATCTTAACTATGCATtctaaaacatatttatttccAGGTTTCCAAAAGTACGACACTGCATACATTAAGCTGGTATGAATGGCTAGTGGCCCCACTTTTATATTTACATGAGCATCAGAAACTGTAAATGTGCTTTTGAGGCCTCAGTCTAAGTCTGATTAATGCACACATAATTTATGTGCATTAAGACATGTGATTCATACTTCAGAAATCAAGTTACTAAAGTTATTTGATgtaaagaagaggaaaagaattgAATGTATTTCAGTTTGAATACCAGGCCTCAGTTAAGTGTTTTGTATATTAAAAGTGTCTTAGCCAACAAACCTATCTGAGGTATCCAAAAACTCTGCAAGTGGCAGTTTGCTGAACTCCTTGGGCAGTACTGGCTCTTTCACTTTATGTAAACACGTTCCACAAATGCCACATGGTCCAAATTAAGTGGTTCTACAAAACCAGCCACACATTCTGCTACCATTGACAATTCAAGATACACTCATCTAAAGTATTTCTGAAGTTTCAGATTATTTATTCTGATATTGTGAAAATTATGATGTGACAAAAACCACTGTTacttacagaaataaatacacCGTGTTTGAAATCAAGCTCCTTCTTTCTCTACATAACTGTAAAGGGAAAAATCTTAGAATTAGGTTGACTGGTGCaataaactatttttatttttaactctcTTTATGCACATCACTTTGCCTTCAGCCTATAACTGTATGCATCAAAtttcagacagatttttttaaagcagtggaATACATAAGGCCTTCAAACTGGGATTTCAAGTGGAAAATATAACCAATCCTTAATTACAGCTGCATCACAACACTAATGGAATTCTACTAACTAGCACTGTATAAAGCCTCATTTGCTCCTCCTACATGCACTAAATATAAATGTGCATGAACAGCAAAAGCAATTTGCCTAATCTCTGAATCAGCTAAATAGCATTTGCGCTGAAATTTTGTCTGTATACTAACTTATCTGGTAAAACTGTGGGTCAAACCTGATAAATAAAGAGAatcataattatattttatctttAGATGTTTTGCTATTTTGTTGCTTGCCTGAAAAGTTAAGGATTCCACTTACATTGTTCAAGCCAGtttatttcttttggaaagGATGGACTTtttgaaaacataatttcagttaaatatttctgtagtgTCCTACTTTTCTTGAGTTACTAACCAATTTACATCTATGCAAATCCTGGAACACTACATTCATTCTTCTGGAGTGTGTTGCATTTACATGGGGTTGTTGAGTCTTGAAAAACATTTCACTTGAAAAACATGTGTCTAATGGCATTGCAATTAGCTGAATGCTGTTCATAAGGCTAATTGCTTATTAAAGTCTTTCTTTTTCATCACTCAGGACAGAAACAAGGGACTGATTTTCTTCCTGAATGTAGTATTCCTACAGTTACAGTATGTTAAACGTGAATTGCACTGAAGTGCCAGCTCAATTGCCCCTCTTTTTAATCCACGGtttatatgtaaaatattttctccaaaaCCTAGACATCAGGCtagttcttatttttttaaatttctgacaTGTCAATTGCAGAATCAGAAGTGTTGAAGGAGATTTCAGTCTTAGCAAGAATATAATGAAACAGGTCTGTTTAACATTTTCTGTCAGCTCTCCACTGCAGCATGCTTGCTAACTTTCTCTGTTCTTGGTTGGGAACACTGCCAAAAGGAAATGTGAGGAGCCTGTCCAACAATTTGTCTCTTTCAGAATGCACATCCCATTTTGcaatttgtgggttttttttctcttaatgcCTATTAAGACTCTTACAATAGTAAGGCATCAGGGAAGAAATCTGTTCCTCAGTCTGTTGTAAAAGAACCAGGAGAGTGCTGTAGGTGTAGAAATTCTGAAGAGCTTTAGCAGAGGGTTCCCACTCTGAGTGCAGTTTACTTTCCATAGATGTGAGTGGAGGACTTAGCATTGCAGACCAGTTGTAATTGTGGAAAGGCTTTTCCTGCCAGTACTGTGTAAGCTGGTTATTCAATTAGAAACAATCCATGTAGTTTACAAGTGCCTTGGTTTATAGATTAAATCAAGTTCTGTATTAATCAGTTTTGATAATGCAGATTATAAGCACATGTAGGAGCATCTGCTTCTATTTTGTTTAGTTGAAGATTATCCCTTAATCATGCAATGCCCAGGTGAGCATTTTCAGATTTGTTGATTCAGGGAAGGTGGAGATAGTATTAAAGGCCACTCACATTATGCTGTGGTTACATTTATGTTGTGGCTCCTCTGAAGAATTGAACCACTCAGTGAAGAGAATGGCGAGAAGAAATGTCCTCATTACAGGTTGCTCCTCAGGAATTGGACTGGCATTAGCTGTAAAAATGGCAAAAGATGAACAGAAAAGATTTAAAGGTAACAATCTATCTGTTCTTTATCTTTACAGAAACATACTATTTGAGATggtgctgttttttttctctgtgatttTATTCAGTTTGGTGACtcatttttggtttgttttcctcttctacTGTCaagaaaatacagtgaaaatcCAGGAAATATGGAATCCAGAATTAAGTTTTGGGTACCTAAAAACAGTTTAGTGGCATAATTGACACCcagttttttaatattttagtgACTGTATTATGCTTTCTACACTCCATGTTCTTCATTAGACATAGCTGTTTAATTCTTCTTTGGAATTTCTCGAGGATTTCAGAACCAGACTGGGAAATTAGTGACAATGTATGTTCAAAATAGAATTctttaacttttaatttttatcttgtttCTATATTAAGTCCTGCATATAAAAGTATTGTCCTTTAATACCTCTCTGTACAAGTGCCACAGTGAAGATTTTGTTTCTGGTGTGTTGCAGTGTTTGCCACAATGCGGAACCTGGCCAAGAAAGAGCCACTGGAGGAAGCTGCAGGTCACAGGCTGGGCAAAACCCTCGAGATTAAACAACTGGATGTCTGTGATGAACAGTCTATTAAAACCTGTGTGAATAGTATCCCTGACAGAAGGATTGATGTCCTGGGCAAGTACAGGATGTGTGTGCTATCAATAGATACCAGATTTCTATAAAACATTGTCTCATATACCCTGGAGAAGTTTTGttagtgtattttttaaattatcaaagTAAAAGTAGTGACATGGTATATTTAGTACAGTGGATTAAATCTCACCCTGCTTCCATTAAGTAGGGTAGCTTGTTTTCCCTGTTTACAAAGGAGAAACTTGATCACAGGGAGGTGCCTTGGGTAAAACCGCACATTTTTTTAGTAAATGTGAGAAATGTTGTCTAAGCTGGCATCTTCATGAGTGAAACTTTCCACCTTATTTATGAAGCAGAGCCCTTTTTACAATGAAGGTAACACCTGTCTGTACTAAGAAAGCAATAGCATTGGGAATTAGCGAGTAAAagaacaaatgcaaaaaaaaaaatagggataTTTCCATTTTGTATTGAGAATTAAAATTGTACTTTACAAATCATTCAGCAACAAGTGTTTTTATATTGTtttgctaaaaataaatattagtaTCTCAGTGGAAATGCTTATATCAGCTATTAAATCTTACCTACTAGAAAATTATGGACTTGCCTTTTTTCTGGTTAATTATTAAAGCAGTGCTTAACAACTATTTCTGCAGAATTTATTATACTCTAACTTGATGTACTACTTCTAGAGGAGAATGCTAGTCCTATCATCATTCCCCACTTATAAACATCCAGGaggcaaataaaaatcaatggaattgtgtgtttcttttcttttgttgggGGGTTACTTCCTCTTGAAGGTACATGAAtgttaataaaacaaaaaaaaaaatagaccaCAATATGGCTTGGTCTATCACgttttttaacatttctatTCATTTCTGTGGATATTGATTGTagcttttgatttttaatagtgaattataaaaaaaatacaagtaatTCTTGACTCATTTTCCTGTAATCcctttatatttaaaaaaaaaaaggactaattaggaataaattaataaaaaatgaaaaatagcagATAATTAAATTTgattaaaagcagaattaaaaataaagacatatGGAAATGTCAAATGTATTTGGAAAACTCTAGtgactaaaatattttaatccttTCTTTAAGGATTATTTAGGATAATTTAAACTTTAATCCTCACATTCCTTTCAAATACTTTCCAGTAACAATCACAAGTTTATGGTTATGGATGTTTTTGCTTGCTGTTGTCTCCCATTTTGTGCAGTGAGCAATGCTGGAATGGGGCTCATTGGACCTATTGAATGTCAGAGCATTGAGGAAATGAAAACTGTGATGGACACCAACTTCTTCGGCCTGGTTCGACTCCTGAAGGAGATCTTGCCTGACATGAAGAGGAGAAAGAGTGGGCATATAGTTATAATAAGCAGTGTTATGGGAATACAAGGTAAAGTTGGTTTTCCTGTTTACTTGAACTAAGAGTTCAGTGTTCAAAATCCAAAGCTTTTCTccttctaggaaaaaaaactctaaaaactAGGAGCTGGCATATTTGACTCTTTGTAATGCTGAAGTTCCAGCTATAAAAAGTACCTGGTGGGTTTTATGCATCCAGGTATTTTGTTATTATACAGCTACTCTCACAGCATTTTAATAACAAAACATGCAGGGCAAATTTTTTTAGAGTTTTAACTTGAACagtataatttttataaaatttatttgttgtatttttattatctgcAAAATAGGGCTTAGCATTacttttctctttcatcttGGAAAAAAGTTATAGGAACAGACAAATGTCCTTGCTACGCTCTGCACAGTAGTAATAGAATAAAATCCAATCCTGGACAACTGTACCACCTTTTTGTAAAGTTTCTCTTCTCACAACACTCGAGAGTCAAATTTTAGTGACAGATAATGATATTCCTACTCTTATGTCCCATCCTgtctagctttttttttttaacttattacAACTGTGACATTGATTTTATCTGCATTATTCCGGTGAGCAAGGGTTCTCCATGAAACTCCAAGAATTGGTGTTTTAATACAACACCCTCCACCTCAATGGATTGATGTAGTGCTTTTTCTAAATCACTCAGATGCAAGCTGGATCTCTTGCATAATTGCATCTCCTGCATTACACTCAACCTCTGTGTTCATCTAGAGCCTATTAAAGTCTTGCTGATAAATAATGCAGATGGTATTATATTTACAGACACTTTCATATCTTAGACTACAAAATAATATCATCCAAGGAGACCACAGCATCAGTTAGGGGGAGGAAAAGCATTAGTCAAACATCTTTGCTAGACTAAGCAATTTTGAGAACATATGCAAAAATTTGTATTTAGATTCAGTGTACACAAGGATTTTTCTAGTGTTTTCCCAGCATGACTGTagaaattttgggaaaacacgtgagtttttaaaatcaaactACTGGTATGTTGGATAAAATCACATTCTCAGGATGTTTTGTTTATACCATCAGGCATCTTATTTAATGATGTTTATGCTGCATCTAAGTTTGCTGTGGAAGGATTCTGCGAAAGTTTAGCTATACAAGCACTCAAGTTCAAACTGCAGTAAGTATTGATCCACTGGTGTAAATGGCATTGATCCACTGGTGTAAATTTTATTGATCCACTTGTGTCAATTGTATTTTAGAtagtttaaaatatattcagaggtaggaaaaaatctttaaagcTTGCTGCTAAACAGACTGAGAAGCCCTTGAAAACTGTACATCACAAAAGGCATTCACCCTTCACATTAtgtaagcaaataaaaatatctagATGTTCAAATAAACATGTTCTCTTGAACAGTTAAAGGTTAGTTAGCTTTGGATAAAATACAGTTCATGCAATGTTCTTAAAACAGATTCTTACCTACAGTATCACAGGAGTAAAATTATAACTTTGACCTGTGATCTTTCCTCTTGGAAAGGATAATGGCCTTAGGCAATTCACAGGTTAAAAAGTTCAAGGGCTCATCAGAGAGACTGAGCAAGTGCAAATCCATTAGAATGTTACAGGGTGAGATACCTGTAATGAAGGGGGGTGGGAGGAAAGTGAGAAGTGTGGTGTACTATTCCTAACATTTTACACAGTATTTAGGAGACCCGTCCTGTTCATCTGTGGGACTTCGGGTTTGATTTGTCACATGTAATTCTCATGTAATTCACATGTAATACTCATGCAATTCTGCTACTATTCTTTGTGCAAACTCCAATAACTGGTAAGTGTCCATTGCATCTCTGTGTATCTAAGCATTTGGGCCTCAAGGAAAAAGACAGCTGCAGTTGTGGAATTTCAGAGCGAAGCATAATTATGCATATTGCTCTGCAAAGTTTGGAGGGACTTAAACGTAGTAATACACAGGATATACCGCAATTCATAATGAGATTGCAAGAGTATAAGACACAGTAAAAAAGAGGTTATAAAAGGAAGTATAATAAGACAAATTCAAGGTCTAATGGGAAGAGTGATGCAAGAGAAAGGGCTTTAATATCAGCAGTAGCTGGAATTCTGCTGTGAAGGTCAATAGCTTGATTTAGTTCTGAAGAAGAGCCTTTAGAACATCCCCTGAAGAACTCAAGTCCAGTAAGAGGCCCAATCCCAAAGAGTGTTTTGATAAACACAGTGGCTGGGTGTTATTACTGCCTGAGAAAAGAACCAGGAAAAATCTGACCAGTAACTGTATTTCAGTGATTTGCAATAATATGCTACTGggcaaaataaaaactttgaGATTTGGCAGCAGCCAGAATCTTTCCACCCACTATAAAAATCTCTGTattgcattttattattatatagtGGTGGGATCTTAAATCATGTAACACTAACagcttgaaaaagaaaatccatgtttGGGCAATTCCCCTATCTTTCAGCTACTTCTAGTATTATCATGAGAAACAAAGAAACCTATGCAGGATTTGGTCCAGAAAGTAATGAATTTTGTTACCATCCATTAGTTAATTTTCTTACTATCTGGTAAGTCCTTGTGAATAAATCACCCTTAGATTCCACAGCTGTGAGACTGTGAGACAGCAGGTAACAACTGCACTC is part of the Taeniopygia guttata chromosome 8, bTaeGut7.mat, whole genome shotgun sequence genome and harbors:
- the LOC100220645 gene encoding retinol dehydrogenase 8, encoding MLWLHLCCGSSEELNHSVKRMARRNVLITGCSSGIGLALAVKMAKDEQKRFKVFATMRNLAKKEPLEEAAGHRLGKTLEIKQLDVCDEQSIKTCVNSIPDRRIDVLVSNAGMGLIGPIECQSIEEMKTVMDTNFFGLVRLLKEILPDMKRRKSGHIVIISSVMGIQGILFNDVYAASKFAVEGFCESLAIQALKFKLQLSLIEPGPVVTEFERKVFEDGMKMDLSAADKETAEMFTNIYLKNYKQIFQSLGQSAEDVAEHTVKIILAENPPFRHQTNTLYTPMTTLKYADPNGDLPIDIFYKMVFQHDKIFSASLNFIKLLRWRSRKSFDLGKPSQ